The Terriglobales bacterium genome includes the window GCGAGAGGAATCGTGGACGTTGTCTTGTCCGCCGACTTGTAAACGAGAATGCTTGGCTTGTTCGACAGCACGAAGGCGCGCGAGCTGTCGAGCGTGGTCAGGATTTGCGTCGCGTTGAAGCCGCCCTGTCCGAAGTCGCGCGAGACGAGGGCCTCGTTCAGGTTGGGAAAACACTGCTGGCCGCTGGTGGAAGCGGTGATGGCCGGCGTAATCACGTCAATCCCGGGGCTGTCGACGGCGAGCATCTGGGTTGCGTTCGGCAGCGACGCCATCAGCGTCGCCGTACCCGGCGTGGCCAGCGTGTCGCGCTGGCTGTTGTCGCAGTTGGCGCGCACCGTGATCGCCGACGCCGATCCGCCCGCCACGTATGCGAACGATCCCTGGTCGAGGAACGCCACGCTCCGCGGCGCCACCGGCAGCGGCGGCACGTTGCTGAGCACCAGTTGCGGCGAGTACACAAACAGCGTGTTGCCCGCTGCGATGAATGCCTTGAAGCTGTCAGGCGAAAAGTCCGCCGAGATCGCGTTGCCGATGATGAACGTCTCCACCAGGTTCGAGCCGGTGTCGAACACGCGCACGCGCCCGCCGGCCACGTCAGAGACGATTACCTTCACTCCGTCGGGCGAAATCGCCAGGACCTTGCCCGGCACTTGCGGCACCTGCGATACGCCGTTGGTCGTCAGGTCAACCGTCATCAACCCCGCGGCGCTGCCCAGGAAGGCGCGATTGCCCGCCGGGTTGATCAGCAGCGAATTGGGAGCCGAGGGAAGAGTGATTGCCGTGCCGGCCGTGTTCGTGCTGGTATCGATCGGCACCATCGATGTGCCCGCGCTGCTGGCCGCCAGCACCGTCGTCGAGTTCGCCGTGCCGGTTACGGTGATCGTGATCGGATTGCCGTACACCGCCCGCCCGAGGTTCGAGTTGCAGCTTGGCGGCGTGCACGATGCGATCACCGTCGCCGTGCCCGGCGCGATACCGCTGATCAACCCGCCCGCCACCACCGTCGCAACCGCCGGGGCCGAGGAATTGTAGGTAAGCGAGGCCGAAGGAATGGTCACGCCTGCGCTGTCGGTCACGTCGGAAGCCAGCTGTGCCGTGGCGGCCGCCGCCAGCGTCACGGTTGTGTCCGTTCCGTTCTGCACATGCGTCGAGATGGCCTGCACCGCGCAGGTGTCGAAGTTCACCGGCGCGCTGTTGACCGTACCCACGCTGGCAAAAATGCCGGCGCGTCCCGGCGCCGCCGCCGTCGCCAGTCCGGTCGTCGCGTTCACCGTCACCACCGTCTGGTTCGTGGTCTGCCAGAAGAATGAGC containing:
- a CDS encoding Ig-like domain-containing protein, encoding MTGFGERVRRAPALAAGMALLCLWTACGGGSSSTTDNSQKPGFPNHVTLTPATVSINKGGVTSLTAQVQDINNNVVANQTITFTSSNTAVVSIANSGLVCGGTWDSLTTPVVCTPGPAGQAQVTAKAGSLTSPPVTVFVHDRVDNITVSPANLSGCLSNAQTQQFTAQAFANGQDITSSVGSFFWQTTNQTVVTVNATTGLATAAAPGRAGIFASVGTVNSAPVNFDTCAVQAISTHVQNGTDTTVTLAAAATAQLASDVTDSAGVTIPSASLTYNSSAPAVATVVAGGLISGIAPGTATVIASCTPPSCNSNLGRAVYGNPITITVTGTANSTTVLAASSAGTSMVPIDTSTNTAGTAITLPSAPNSLLINPAGNRAFLGSAAGLMTVDLTTNGVSQVPQVPGKVLAISPDGVKVIVSDVAGGRVRVFDTGSNLVETFIIGNAISADFSPDSFKAFIAAGNTLFVYSPQLVLSNVPPLPVAPRSVAFLDQGSFAYVAGGSASAITVRANCDNSQRDTLATPGTATLMASLPNATQMLAVDSPGIDVITPAITASTSGQQCFPNLNEALVSRDFGQGGFNATQILTTLDSSRAFVLSNKPSILVYKSADKTTSTIPLANGATPLTGGLLVDGSQMYVGASDSNVHRIDLGANTDAQQISVGFVPDLVAVRPK